CGCTCTATCCGTACCTCTCGGCGCGCGGCAACCTCGAGTTCCCGCTGAAGATGCGCCGGCTCTCGCGGGCGGACATGCGGCAGCGGGTCGAGCGCGTCGCGGGCCTGCTCGACATCAGCTCGCTCCTCGACCGCCTGCCGAAGCAGCTCTCGGGCGGGCAGCGGCAGCGCATCGCCATGGGCCGCGCGCTGGTCCGCGAGCCCGCCGTCTTCCTCCTCGACGAGCCGCTCTCGAACCTCGACGCCAAGCTCCGCGTCCAGGTCCGCGCGGAGATCAAGGAGCTCCAGCAGCGGACCCGGACCACCATGGTCTACGTGACCCACGACCAGGTGGAAGCGATGACGCTCGGCGACCGGGTGGCCGTCCTCGACGCGGGGCGGCTGCAGCAGGTCGCCCCGCCACGCGAGCTCTACGAGCGCCCAGCCAACGTGTTCGTCGCGGGTTTCATAGGCAACCCGCCCATGAACCTCTTTCCCACCCGCCTGTCGACGGACGACCGCGGCCGCGTCGTCATGCACGTCGGCGGCCAGACCTTGCCGGTGGGCGACGCCGCCGCGCCGCGCCTGCGCGCGAGCCTCGATTCGCCGCTCACCGCGGGTGTGCGGCCGGAGGCCCTCCGCGTGGACGCGGGCGAGCTCGGCGACGGCGCCATGCGGGCGACGGTCGAGCACGTCGAGTACCTGGGACACGAGACGCTGGCCCACGTGTCGGTCGAAGGAGACGTCGGCGTGCGCCTGATCGGCCGCGTCGAGGGGATGTCTGGCTTCACGAAGGGGCAGCTCGTGAACCTCCGGGTCGACGCGTCGGCGGTGCACTTGTTCGACCAGACGGGCCGATCGCTGGCGGGGTAGCACCTTCCGCGCCACGCGGGTCGGCGGAAGCCGGGTCGACCGTCCTGGCTCGAGGTATGAATTCGGTCATACTGAGAAAGAGCCATGCGGAGAGTCGCAACGAAGGTCGCGGTGAGCATCCCGGATGACCTCTATCGGGCCGTCGAGCAAGCGCGGAAAAGG
The Deltaproteobacteria bacterium genome window above contains:
- a CDS encoding TOBE domain-containing protein; translated protein: LYPYLSARGNLEFPLKMRRLSRADMRQRVERVAGLLDISSLLDRLPKQLSGGQRQRIAMGRALVREPAVFLLDEPLSNLDAKLRVQVRAEIKELQQRTRTTMVYVTHDQVEAMTLGDRVAVLDAGRLQQVAPPRELYERPANVFVAGFIGNPPMNLFPTRLSTDDRGRVVMHVGGQTLPVGDAAAPRLRASLDSPLTAGVRPEALRVDAGELGDGAMRATVEHVEYLGHETLAHVSVEGDVGVRLIGRVEGMSGFTKGQLVNLRVDASAVHLFDQTGRSLAG